The Mycobacteriales bacterium genome includes a region encoding these proteins:
- a CDS encoding acyltransferase, producing MTAAVAAGERRLAGLDGIRGLAALFVVVNHIFLRAFPGYPADRAPPWAAGFIYGRFAVVVFIVLSGFSLSLSPARHGWRLGGVAAFARRRAWRILPPYWAALAFSLLMTWMVVAQPGWPRPTGKSVIANALLVQDAVPAPSPNRAFWSIAIEAQLYVVLPLLVLAVRRVNRAAPLAIVGVPVFALGGCAAAHVGAAQGLVDQYTPDLAVLFAVGVVAASLVGTAKGRGRGVWGVSSVALVAPVLVLIAVRGAVWTNTHLFWVDLALGPAIGCFLVAVASIPAAWFVRLLDLRPLRSLGGFSYSLYLTHMPIVIAAYFGMMQGHVGTGGSTFLVLCAVIVPLTVAFARLFAEVFELPFQRRRGWSAIRPGRPVTPQPTASTTSPA from the coding sequence GTGACCGCCGCGGTCGCCGCGGGCGAGCGGCGGCTCGCGGGGCTCGACGGCATCCGAGGGCTGGCCGCGCTGTTCGTCGTGGTGAACCACATCTTCCTGCGCGCGTTCCCCGGCTATCCCGCCGACCGTGCCCCACCGTGGGCTGCCGGCTTCATCTACGGTCGTTTCGCTGTCGTGGTCTTCATCGTGCTGTCGGGCTTCTCGCTGTCGCTGTCACCGGCGCGGCACGGGTGGCGCCTGGGCGGGGTCGCGGCCTTCGCGCGGCGCCGGGCGTGGCGGATCCTCCCGCCCTACTGGGCGGCCCTCGCCTTCAGCCTGCTGATGACCTGGATGGTGGTCGCCCAGCCGGGCTGGCCGCGCCCGACCGGAAAGTCGGTGATCGCCAACGCGCTCCTGGTGCAGGACGCGGTCCCGGCGCCGAGTCCCAACCGGGCGTTCTGGTCCATCGCGATCGAGGCCCAGCTGTACGTCGTACTCCCCCTCCTCGTCCTGGCGGTGCGCCGCGTCAACCGCGCGGCGCCGCTGGCGATCGTCGGAGTGCCGGTGTTCGCGCTGGGTGGCTGCGCAGCCGCGCACGTGGGAGCCGCGCAAGGGCTGGTGGACCAGTACACCCCCGACCTGGCGGTGCTGTTCGCCGTCGGTGTCGTCGCCGCGAGCCTCGTCGGCACTGCAAAGGGTCGGGGGCGAGGGGTGTGGGGCGTGAGCTCAGTCGCCCTGGTCGCGCCGGTGCTCGTCCTGATCGCGGTCAGGGGCGCGGTCTGGACGAACACGCATCTGTTCTGGGTGGATCTGGCTCTGGGGCCGGCGATCGGCTGCTTCCTCGTGGCGGTGGCCAGCATCCCGGCGGCGTGGTTCGTGCGCCTCCTCGACCTGCGCCCCCTGCGCAGCCTGGGCGGCTTCTCCTACAGCCTCTACCTGACCCACATGCCGATCGTCATCGCCGCCTACTTCGGGATGATGCAGGGTCACGTCGGCACCGGTGGGTCGACGTTCCTGGTACTGTGCGCCGTCATCGTGCCGCTGACCGTCGCGTTCGCCCGCCTCTTCGCCGAGGTGTTCGAGTTGCCGTTCCAGCGCCGGCGCGGCTGGTCCGCGATTCGACCCGGCCGCCCGGTCACGCCGCAGCCCACGGCCTCCACGACGTCGCCCGCCTGA
- the ribA gene encoding GTP cyclohydrolase II: MDGRPPGRASRGPPGGRRRAHPLRAVVTLRGGTGGPVKPAARSRASVRRRISVPLRFADGYTTTADMVTFNGLADQQPHFALALGAFDPDGSTPPLVRPHSECVTGDVFGSQRCDCGAQLREAVERISGHGGYLLYLRQEGRGIGLYDKLDAYALQDCGLDTYQANLALGRHADERDYTVAAQMLQALDVQRIALLSNNPDKASQLTAHGVVVTELVSTAVHLSAVNAAYLLTKARRGAHTLRGLSHCTDADVACPSQASS, from the coding sequence GTGGACGGTCGACCGCCGGGCCGAGCTAGCCGAGGTCCGCCAGGTGGGCGACGTCGTGCTCACCCGCTACGCGCTGTCGTCACGCTTCGAGGCGGAACGGGCGGGCCGGTGAAGCCGGCCGCGCGGTCCCGCGCCTCGGTGCGCCGGCGGATCTCGGTGCCGCTGCGCTTCGCCGACGGCTACACCACGACCGCAGACATGGTGACGTTCAACGGCCTGGCCGATCAGCAGCCGCACTTCGCTCTCGCGCTGGGCGCATTCGACCCGGACGGCAGCACCCCGCCCCTGGTCCGACCTCATAGCGAGTGCGTCACCGGCGACGTGTTCGGCAGCCAGCGGTGCGACTGCGGGGCGCAGCTTCGCGAAGCGGTCGAACGCATCTCCGGGCACGGCGGCTACCTGCTCTACCTGCGACAGGAAGGTCGCGGCATCGGCCTCTACGACAAGCTGGACGCCTACGCGCTGCAGGACTGCGGCCTCGACACCTACCAGGCCAACCTCGCGCTGGGCCGCCACGCCGACGAGCGCGACTACACGGTCGCCGCGCAGATGCTGCAGGCGCTCGACGTGCAGCGCATCGCGCTGCTGAGCAACAACCCCGACAAGGCCTCACAGCTCACTGCGCACGGCGTCGTCGTGACCGAACTGGTGTCGACAGCCGTGCACCTGTCGGCCGTCAACGCGGCCTACCTGCTGACGAAGGCGCGCCGCGGTGCACACACCCTGCGTGGGCTCTCGCACTGCACCGATGCAGACGTTGCCTGCCCCTCGCAGGCTTCGTCGTGA
- a CDS encoding dihydrofolate reductase family protein → MADRPYTLLSASMSLDGYLDSPDVRRLVLSNDADLDRVDGVRAGCDAIMVGATTLRNDNPRLLVRSPARRRDRIERGDPPTPVKVTVTSSGHLDPCAHFFATDDADKYVYCSNAAAARIAARLGAVATVIDLGESLDMRLISEDLSARGVNRLMVEGGATLHTQFLTTGLADELQLVIAPFFVGDSRARRFVLDGCFPWTVDRRAELAEVRQVGDVVLTRYALSSRFEAERAGR, encoded by the coding sequence GTGGCTGACCGTCCGTACACACTGCTCAGCGCCAGCATGTCGCTCGACGGTTACCTGGACAGCCCGGACGTCCGGCGGCTGGTGCTGTCCAACGACGCCGACCTCGATCGCGTCGACGGCGTCCGGGCCGGTTGCGACGCGATCATGGTCGGCGCGACGACCCTGCGCAACGACAACCCGCGGCTGCTCGTGCGCTCCCCCGCACGTCGGCGGGACCGGATCGAGCGCGGCGACCCGCCGACCCCCGTCAAGGTGACGGTCACCTCCTCCGGGCACCTCGACCCCTGCGCCCACTTCTTCGCCACGGACGACGCCGACAAGTACGTCTACTGCAGCAACGCGGCAGCGGCCCGGATCGCCGCACGGCTGGGTGCGGTAGCCACCGTGATCGACCTCGGCGAGTCGCTCGACATGCGGCTGATCAGCGAGGACCTCAGCGCACGCGGGGTCAATCGGTTGATGGTCGAGGGCGGTGCCACCTTGCACACGCAGTTCCTCACCACCGGGCTGGCCGACGAGCTGCAGCTCGTGATCGCGCCGTTCTTCGTCGGCGACTCGCGGGCGCGCCGGTTCGTGCTCGACGGCTGCTTCCCGTGGACGGTCGACCGCCGGGCCGAGCTAGCCGAGGTCCGCCAGGTGGGCGACGTCGTGCTCACCCGCTACGCGCTGTCGTCACGCTTCGAGGCGGAACGGGCGGGCCGGTGA
- a CDS encoding lysylphosphatidylglycerol synthase domain-containing protein: protein MSRGRALRLVIGMAVLVAVVARIGPSPFAHGLRAMTPTTLAASVVITALTTTCAAWRWTLVAHGLGVRLPLPVAVAAYYRSQLLNLVLPGGIVGDVHRGVVHGRDVGSVGGGLRAVAWERTAGQLVQAAVAIVVLAALPSPVRAAVPAALLVLGAAAAVAAAVAVLAARMPAGRVARAVRAVTADLRAGPLARGIRLEVALASLVVVAGHTTVFLIAAHAAGASASVSTLLPLAILVQLATSAPLGIAGWGPREGAAAWAFAAAGLGAATGVAITTLYGVLALASVSPGAAVLVAEMSRTAARRRVPPHPAGTPPQLAIARSLEGGNGG from the coding sequence ATGAGCCGGGGGCGCGCGCTGCGGCTCGTGATCGGGATGGCCGTGCTCGTCGCGGTCGTCGCGCGGATCGGGCCGTCGCCGTTCGCGCACGGTCTGCGCGCGATGACGCCGACGACCCTCGCTGCATCCGTCGTCATCACCGCGCTGACGACGACCTGTGCCGCCTGGCGCTGGACGCTGGTGGCGCACGGCCTCGGGGTGCGGCTCCCCCTGCCGGTCGCCGTCGCGGCCTACTACCGCTCGCAGCTGCTCAACCTGGTGCTGCCGGGAGGCATCGTCGGTGACGTGCACCGCGGTGTGGTGCACGGGCGCGACGTGGGCAGTGTCGGCGGCGGCCTGCGGGCGGTCGCCTGGGAACGCACCGCCGGACAGCTGGTGCAGGCGGCCGTCGCGATCGTCGTGCTGGCCGCGCTGCCCTCGCCCGTGCGCGCCGCCGTCCCGGCCGCCCTCCTCGTCCTCGGTGCCGCCGCAGCAGTCGCCGCTGCCGTGGCGGTGCTGGCCGCGCGGATGCCCGCCGGCCGCGTCGCACGTGCAGTCCGTGCCGTGACCGCAGACCTGCGCGCGGGTCCGCTCGCCCGCGGCATCCGGCTCGAGGTCGCACTGGCCTCGCTCGTCGTGGTGGCCGGGCACACCACGGTCTTCCTCATCGCCGCGCACGCGGCCGGGGCGTCTGCTTCCGTCAGCACACTGCTGCCGCTGGCGATCCTGGTGCAGCTGGCGACATCGGCGCCGCTCGGCATCGCGGGCTGGGGACCACGCGAAGGGGCCGCGGCCTGGGCGTTCGCCGCTGCCGGTCTCGGTGCCGCGACCGGGGTCGCAATCACGACGCTGTACGGCGTGCTGGCGCTCGCTTCGGTGTCGCCCGGAGCCGCCGTGCTGGTCGCGGAGATGTCGCGGACGGCGGCCCGCCGGCGGGTGCCGCCCCATCCCGCCGGCACGCCGCCGCAGCTCGCAATCGCCCGCTCGCTGGAAGGAGGCAACGGTGGCTGA
- a CDS encoding methyltransferase domain-containing protein — translation MNVVRQPRRVNGRAHYDRALLQARLSAFAPGEFVGQESFMGATEILQLAARAGVAPGVAVLDLCCGVGGPGLLISRELGCSYVGIDEDAEAIGVARQRALDLDCRFEVARVPPIPRGPYDVVLMLETLLAFADKESLLQQVAAVLDVGGRLAVTAEEGPPLTAAERSRMPASGTVWPVALPDLLSSLDRAGLRVTWQTECTQAHRSTAAALHDAFRADAHAIAAQLGRDCLHDLLTSHRLWRDWLRDGRVRKFALVAEKVAHA, via the coding sequence GTGAACGTGGTCCGGCAGCCGCGACGGGTCAACGGGCGGGCGCACTACGACCGCGCACTGCTGCAGGCGCGCCTGTCGGCCTTCGCGCCGGGTGAGTTCGTCGGCCAGGAGAGCTTCATGGGGGCGACCGAGATCCTGCAGCTGGCCGCCCGGGCTGGGGTTGCACCAGGAGTGGCCGTCCTGGACCTCTGCTGCGGTGTCGGTGGCCCCGGGCTGCTGATCAGCCGAGAGCTGGGCTGCAGCTACGTGGGGATCGACGAGGACGCCGAAGCGATCGGCGTCGCGCGCCAACGGGCCCTGGATCTGGACTGCCGCTTCGAGGTCGCCCGGGTGCCGCCCATCCCCCGTGGCCCCTACGACGTCGTCCTCATGCTGGAGACGCTGCTCGCCTTCGCCGACAAGGAGTCGCTGCTGCAGCAGGTCGCCGCCGTCCTCGACGTGGGCGGGCGTCTCGCCGTCACCGCGGAGGAAGGACCCCCGCTGACCGCAGCGGAGCGATCGCGCATGCCCGCGTCCGGCACCGTGTGGCCGGTCGCGCTGCCGGATCTCCTGTCGTCCCTCGATCGGGCCGGGTTGCGGGTGACCTGGCAGACCGAGTGCACGCAGGCCCATCGGTCCACCGCTGCGGCTCTCCACGACGCGTTCCGCGCGGATGCCCACGCAATCGCCGCCCAGCTCGGTCGTGACTGCCTCCACGACCTGCTCACGTCGCACCGGCTGTGGCGTGACTGGTTGCGCGACGGGCGCGTCCGCAAGTTCGCGCTGGTGGCCGAGAAGGTGGCGCACGCATGA
- a CDS encoding CDP-alcohol phosphatidyltransferase family protein — MRAVQSALLTGLAAALALLGLLDGVVGLTAAGWGVGVAGAAVTAGLLHRGLLRAGADRLGPANLVTLGRSILAGAVAALVTTGLSRPAPTAAIVTLASLVIALDAVDGWIARRTATASAVGARFDGEVDAFLILALSVEVAQSLAPWVLAIGLMRYAFLVAGRPAPWLRAALPPRQWRKSVAAIQGIVLTVAAATLLPAVWGRVAVAVALALLLESFGRDVWWLHRHRPAPPAPSGLRPAIRRVVAVVAVLVVWAALVVPDHLTELTPGAFLRVPVEGLLLVAVAVAVPPRPRRLIAGVAGVALSGLTLIRILDLGFFTVLDRPFNPVTDWSSFGPAIGVLSDSVGRVRAVLYLVAAGCAMVALAAVITLATLRVAALAARHRPTAIPTVTTLAVVWTLCIALGVTAGGGAPLASTSAAGTLTSEVDRARTAVEDQHAFTEQIAATDPYAGTAGSALLTGLRGKDVLLVFVESYGRVAVEGSSFSAPVDAVLRSSTRELQAVGYGARSAFLTSPTFGGISWLAHSTLQSGLWIDSQQRYDQLAASNRETLSKLFKRGGWRTVVDIPSSRPPWPEGQHLYDFDALYGSNDVGYRGPSFSYAKIPDQYTLAAFARRELAPAHRRPVMAEIDLVSSHTPWAPLPRIVPWQRLGDGSVYDPMPAQGEQPSAVWRDGAQVQAAYGESVQYSLHALDSFLQNVHDDNLVLIVLGDHQPATVVSGARAGHDVPVSIIARDPQVLARIAAWRWQPGLLPNAHAPVWRMDAFRNRFLRAFSAAPTAPIVAQP; from the coding sequence GTGCGCGCGGTTCAATCAGCCCTGCTCACCGGTCTCGCCGCGGCGCTCGCGCTGCTCGGGCTGCTCGACGGCGTGGTCGGGTTGACGGCCGCTGGCTGGGGCGTCGGCGTTGCCGGCGCAGCGGTCACCGCGGGGCTGCTGCACCGCGGCCTGCTCCGAGCCGGCGCCGATCGGCTGGGCCCGGCGAACCTGGTGACTCTGGGGCGCTCGATCCTGGCCGGCGCCGTGGCCGCGCTGGTCACGACGGGCCTCAGCCGGCCGGCGCCGACCGCGGCGATCGTCACGCTGGCCTCGCTCGTCATCGCCCTGGACGCGGTGGACGGATGGATCGCTCGTCGCACCGCGACGGCGTCGGCGGTCGGCGCACGGTTCGACGGGGAGGTCGACGCCTTCCTGATCCTGGCCCTCAGCGTCGAGGTCGCGCAGTCGCTGGCTCCGTGGGTGCTCGCCATCGGGCTGATGCGCTACGCCTTCCTCGTCGCGGGCCGGCCGGCGCCCTGGCTGCGCGCCGCGCTGCCGCCGCGGCAGTGGCGGAAGTCGGTCGCCGCGATCCAGGGAATCGTCCTCACCGTTGCCGCGGCGACGCTGCTGCCCGCCGTGTGGGGCCGGGTCGCCGTGGCCGTCGCGCTCGCGTTGCTGCTCGAGTCGTTCGGCCGCGACGTCTGGTGGCTGCACCGGCACCGGCCGGCACCGCCGGCGCCGTCGGGGCTGCGCCCGGCCATCCGCAGGGTGGTCGCCGTCGTCGCCGTGCTCGTGGTCTGGGCCGCGCTCGTAGTGCCCGATCACCTGACCGAGCTGACCCCCGGGGCGTTCCTGCGGGTGCCCGTCGAGGGGCTGCTGCTCGTCGCCGTCGCAGTCGCCGTACCGCCTCGACCCCGACGGCTCATCGCCGGGGTCGCCGGCGTGGCACTCAGCGGGCTGACCCTGATCCGGATCCTGGACCTCGGGTTCTTCACCGTCCTCGACCGGCCGTTCAACCCGGTCACCGACTGGAGCAGCTTCGGGCCCGCGATCGGGGTGCTGAGCGACTCGGTCGGCCGGGTCCGAGCGGTCCTCTACCTCGTGGCAGCGGGATGCGCCATGGTCGCGCTCGCCGCCGTCATCACGCTGGCGACCCTGCGGGTTGCGGCGCTCGCGGCCCGGCACCGGCCCACCGCGATTCCGACGGTCACGACGCTGGCCGTCGTCTGGACGCTGTGCATCGCACTCGGGGTCACGGCCGGAGGCGGTGCGCCGCTCGCCTCGACCTCGGCGGCGGGAACGTTGACCAGCGAGGTCGATCGGGCGCGGACGGCCGTCGAGGACCAGCACGCCTTCACCGAACAGATCGCGGCCACCGACCCGTACGCCGGCACAGCAGGTAGCGCACTGCTCACCGGCCTGCGGGGCAAGGACGTGCTCCTGGTGTTCGTCGAGAGCTACGGCCGGGTCGCGGTCGAGGGCTCGTCGTTCTCCGCACCAGTCGATGCGGTGCTGCGGTCGAGCACCCGGGAGCTGCAGGCCGTGGGCTACGGCGCCCGCAGCGCGTTCCTCACCTCACCGACGTTCGGCGGCATCAGCTGGCTGGCGCACTCCACCCTGCAGTCCGGACTGTGGATCGACAGCCAGCAGCGCTACGACCAGCTGGCAGCGAGCAACCGGGAGACGCTCAGCAAGCTGTTCAAACGAGGCGGCTGGCGCACAGTCGTGGACATCCCGTCGAGCCGCCCGCCGTGGCCAGAGGGTCAGCACCTGTACGACTTCGACGCGTTGTACGGCAGCAACGACGTCGGCTACCGGGGCCCGAGCTTCAGCTACGCGAAGATCCCCGACCAGTACACCCTGGCGGCGTTCGCCCGGCGGGAGCTCGCTCCGGCGCACCGCCGACCCGTGATGGCGGAGATCGACCTGGTGTCCAGCCACACGCCGTGGGCACCGCTGCCGCGCATCGTCCCGTGGCAGCGCCTCGGCGACGGCAGCGTCTACGACCCGATGCCGGCGCAGGGCGAACAGCCGTCGGCCGTCTGGCGCGACGGGGCGCAGGTGCAGGCGGCGTACGGCGAGTCCGTGCAGTACTCACTGCACGCCCTGGATTCGTTCCTGCAGAACGTCCACGACGACAACCTCGTGCTCATCGTGCTGGGCGACCATCAGCCGGCCACCGTCGTCAGCGGCGCGAGGGCCGGACACGACGTCCCGGTCTCGATCATCGCCCGCGATCCCCAGGTGCTCGCGCGCATCGCAGCTTGGCGGTGGCAGCCCGGACTGCTGCCGAACGCGCATGCACCGGTCTGGCGGATGGATGCCTTCCGCAACCGTTTCCTGCGCGCGTTCAGTGCGGCACCAACAGCACCGATCGTGGCCCAGCCGTGA
- a CDS encoding zinc-binding alcohol dehydrogenase, with protein MDEARAFWVREPGTGEIRAARLPALGQGDVRVRTLWSAVSRGTEALVFRGGVPASQYAAMRAPFQDGELPGPVKYGYLNVGVVEEGSTALRGRRVFCLYPHQTSYVVPAGSVIVVPDDVPSRRAVLAGTVETAVNALWDAAPLLGDRIAVVGAGMVGCCVARLLAQFPGIDVTLVDVDPQRAQVAEALGVAFAVPSAAPRGRDLVVHASATSAGLQLSLDLLAFEGTVVDLSWYGDTEVTLSLGGAFHSGRLAIRASQVGRVAPGRRASRTGADRLALALDLLRDGAFDALLTGSSKFEELPDVMVGLATGALPALCHTISYDEG; from the coding sequence GTGGATGAGGCCCGGGCGTTCTGGGTGCGCGAGCCCGGTACCGGTGAGATCCGCGCGGCGCGACTGCCTGCGCTCGGGCAGGGTGACGTCCGCGTGCGCACGCTCTGGTCCGCAGTCAGCCGCGGGACGGAGGCGCTGGTCTTCCGCGGCGGCGTGCCGGCGAGCCAGTACGCCGCGATGCGCGCGCCGTTCCAGGACGGCGAGCTGCCCGGCCCCGTGAAGTACGGCTATCTCAACGTCGGCGTCGTCGAGGAGGGGTCGACGGCGCTGCGGGGACGCCGCGTCTTCTGCCTCTACCCGCATCAGACGTCGTACGTCGTCCCGGCCGGATCCGTGATCGTCGTGCCCGACGACGTCCCGTCGCGTCGTGCGGTGCTTGCCGGAACGGTCGAGACGGCGGTCAACGCGCTGTGGGACGCCGCGCCGCTGCTGGGTGACCGGATCGCCGTGGTCGGCGCCGGGATGGTCGGCTGCTGCGTGGCGCGGCTGCTCGCGCAGTTTCCGGGCATCGACGTCACCCTCGTCGACGTCGACCCGCAACGCGCGCAGGTCGCCGAGGCGCTCGGGGTTGCGTTCGCCGTGCCGTCAGCGGCGCCGCGGGGGCGCGACCTGGTCGTGCACGCCAGCGCGACGTCCGCCGGTCTGCAGCTGTCGCTGGACCTGCTCGCATTCGAGGGCACGGTCGTCGACCTCAGCTGGTACGGCGACACCGAGGTCACCCTGTCGCTCGGCGGTGCCTTCCACTCGGGCCGGCTCGCCATCAGGGCCAGCCAGGTCGGTCGCGTGGCGCCGGGCCGCCGGGCCAGCCGGACCGGTGCGGATCGGCTCGCGCTCGCCCTCGACCTGCTGCGCGACGGCGCGTTCGATGCCCTGCTGACCGGCTCGTCGAAGTTCGAGGAGCTGCCCGACGTGATGGTCGGGCTGGCCACCGGTGCGCTGCCGGCGCTGTGTCACACGATCAGCTACGACGAGGGGTGA
- a CDS encoding 6-carboxytetrahydropterin synthase has product MFSVTVRDHMMVAHSLRGEVFGPAQRLHGATYVVDVTFRRQALDADGVVVDIAAAAAQVGEVIAELTYRNLDGEPTLAGVNTTTEVLAQVVADRLAQRIHDGRLGATALGLGEIHVTLHESHIAWASYERSL; this is encoded by the coding sequence GTGTTCAGCGTGACGGTCCGCGACCACATGATGGTCGCTCACAGCCTGCGCGGAGAGGTCTTCGGCCCGGCGCAGCGGTTGCACGGCGCGACGTACGTCGTCGACGTCACCTTCCGCCGGCAGGCGCTCGATGCCGACGGCGTGGTCGTCGACATCGCCGCTGCGGCCGCGCAGGTCGGAGAGGTCATCGCGGAGCTCACCTATCGCAACCTCGACGGCGAGCCGACGCTGGCCGGTGTCAACACGACGACCGAGGTGTTGGCGCAGGTGGTCGCCGACCGGCTCGCGCAGCGGATCCATGACGGGCGGCTCGGTGCGACCGCGCTGGGGCTCGGGGAGATCCACGTCACGCTGCACGAGTCGCACATCGCCTGGGCCAGCTACGAGCGGTCGCTGTGA
- a CDS encoding glycosyltransferase family 4 protein, translating to MTSLHVVVPDGVDDPTRPSGGNVYDREICDGLAAAGWSVHEHPVPGAWPCPDGAATAALADVVGAIPDGATVLVDGLIGSTVPGVLAAAATRLRLVVLVHMPLGDGPPGHRVRDARDRERDVLRAAAAVITTSAWTREKLLSDYALAVDRVHVAEPGTRPAAPAPGTAAGGRLLCVAAVTRQKGHDLLLAALAGIRDLSWHCDVVGSLEREPGFVAALRRQAEALHVGDRVAFRGTQVRDRLDSAYAAADVLVLPSRAETFGMVVSEALARGLPVIATGVGGVPGALGRAPDGRPPGLLVRPADQQALAAALRGWLSDAELRARLRRAAAQRRPMLPRWSATVDCVVRVLAAVAA from the coding sequence GTGACGTCCCTGCACGTCGTCGTCCCGGACGGTGTCGACGACCCGACGCGGCCCAGCGGTGGCAACGTCTACGACCGTGAGATCTGCGACGGGTTGGCGGCGGCCGGGTGGTCGGTCCACGAGCACCCGGTGCCCGGGGCGTGGCCGTGCCCGGACGGTGCTGCCACGGCGGCTTTGGCCGACGTCGTCGGCGCGATCCCGGACGGCGCCACGGTGCTCGTCGACGGCCTGATCGGCTCGACCGTGCCGGGCGTCCTTGCGGCTGCCGCCACCCGGTTGCGTCTCGTCGTGCTCGTCCACATGCCGTTGGGGGACGGGCCGCCGGGCCACCGGGTCCGCGACGCCCGCGACCGCGAGCGAGACGTGCTGCGCGCTGCGGCAGCCGTCATCACGACCAGCGCCTGGACACGCGAGAAGTTGCTCTCCGACTACGCGCTGGCGGTCGATCGCGTGCACGTCGCCGAACCCGGAACGCGACCTGCCGCGCCGGCCCCGGGCACCGCCGCCGGCGGGCGGCTGCTCTGCGTCGCCGCGGTCACCCGGCAGAAGGGCCACGACCTGCTGCTCGCGGCACTGGCCGGGATCCGCGACCTTTCCTGGCACTGCGACGTCGTCGGCAGCCTGGAGCGGGAGCCCGGCTTCGTGGCGGCGCTGCGCCGGCAGGCCGAGGCGCTGCACGTCGGCGACCGCGTCGCCTTCCGGGGGACCCAGGTTCGCGACCGCCTCGACAGCGCCTACGCCGCCGCCGACGTGCTGGTCCTGCCGTCGCGTGCGGAGACGTTCGGCATGGTCGTCAGCGAGGCGCTCGCGCGTGGGCTGCCGGTGATCGCGACCGGTGTCGGAGGAGTGCCCGGTGCGCTGGGCCGCGCCCCGGACGGCCGGCCACCGGGGCTCCTCGTCCGCCCGGCCGACCAGCAGGCTCTGGCCGCTGCCTTGCGCGGCTGGCTCTCGGACGCCGAGCTGCGCGCGCGGCTGCGACGAGCCGCCGCACAGCGCCGCCCGATGTTGCCGCGGTGGTCGGCGACGGTCGACTGTGTCGTCCGGGTCCTGGCGGCGGTGGCGGCGTGA
- a CDS encoding class I SAM-dependent methyltransferase has protein sequence MSDAVGVVSPAWLDLRERADASARDPALVDALRHQLPGGAPLVAHDLGCGSGAMTRWLAPQLAGPQHWVLHDRDATLLRLAAAVAVRSADGAAVTVETRLEDLTDFDAHDLAGASLVTASALLDVLTVEQVRRVVSVSTAAGCPALITLTVVGRVEFTPADPSDAALTCAFNAHQRRTVDGHRLLGPDAIAFTTAAFTHAGAAVLVRPSCWRLDASHQDLLGEWLAGWIDAACEQEPGLAPVARAYARRRAAELARGDLRVVVHHRDLLALPP, from the coding sequence GTGAGCGACGCAGTGGGGGTGGTGAGCCCGGCGTGGCTGGACCTCCGGGAGCGGGCCGACGCCTCCGCCCGCGATCCGGCTCTGGTCGACGCGCTCCGCCACCAGCTGCCTGGCGGTGCCCCGCTGGTGGCCCATGACCTGGGGTGCGGGAGTGGCGCCATGACGCGCTGGCTCGCGCCGCAGCTCGCCGGCCCCCAGCACTGGGTGCTCCACGACCGCGATGCCACGCTGCTTCGGCTCGCCGCAGCTGTGGCCGTGCGGTCAGCGGATGGCGCCGCCGTCACCGTCGAGACCCGGCTCGAAGACCTCACCGACTTCGATGCCCACGACCTGGCCGGTGCCTCGCTCGTCACTGCCTCGGCGCTGCTGGACGTGCTCACCGTCGAGCAGGTGCGGCGCGTCGTGTCCGTGAGCACGGCGGCCGGCTGCCCAGCCCTGATCACGCTCACGGTGGTCGGACGCGTCGAATTCACTCCGGCCGACCCGTCCGACGCGGCGCTCACGTGCGCGTTCAACGCCCACCAACGACGAACGGTCGACGGGCACCGGCTGCTCGGCCCGGACGCGATCGCGTTCACGACCGCGGCATTCACCCACGCTGGAGCCGCGGTGCTGGTCCGGCCGAGCTGCTGGCGTCTCGACGCGTCACACCAGGACCTGCTGGGTGAGTGGCTCGCCGGCTGGATCGACGCGGCGTGCGAGCAGGAGCCCGGACTCGCGCCGGTCGCTCGCGCCTACGCCCGGCGTCGCGCCGCCGAGTTGGCCCGCGGCGACCTGCGAGTCGTGGTGCACCACCGGGACCTGCTCGCACTTCCGCCCTAG
- a CDS encoding DUF6295 family protein, whose product MRALMCTYETTHVAISGAGKGATGWFPLSDAMLYLDHPVSAPATHTLNIDFRNPDRGPSARVAVELDPHDARRLALGILALLDAAPPGLV is encoded by the coding sequence GTGAGAGCTCTCATGTGCACCTACGAGACGACGCACGTAGCGATCAGCGGCGCCGGCAAGGGAGCGACGGGCTGGTTCCCGCTGTCCGACGCCATGCTCTACCTGGACCACCCCGTGTCCGCTCCGGCGACGCACACGCTCAACATCGACTTCCGCAATCCCGACCGGGGGCCCTCTGCGCGGGTCGCCGTCGAGCTCGACCCGCACGACGCGCGGCGGCTCGCACTGGGCATCCTCGCCCTCCTGGACGCGGCGCCACCGGGGCTCGTCTAG